CGCCGTCGCCATGCTCGATCCCCCCACTTCCGGGACCGTCGTCTTTGAGGGGCAAGAGATCAGCGCCTTGAGCCGCCGTCAGCTAAAGCCGGTGCGCCGGCGAATCCAGATGATCTTTCAGGACCCTTACTCCTCGCTTAATCCCCGCCTGCCGGCGGGATCGATTATCGCCGAGCCTCTGGTTATCCATCGGCTGGGAAACCGGGCTGAACGCCGGGCCGAGGTCGAGCGGCTGGCCCGATCAGTGGGGTTGAACGCCGAGGATATGGACCGTTACCCCCATCAGTTCAGCGGCGGCCAGCGTCAACGCATCGCCATCGCCCGGGCTTTGGCCTTGAAGCCGACGCTGATCATCGCCGATGAGCCGGTGTCGGCGCTGGACGTCTCCATCCGCAGCCAGATTCTCAATTTACTCTACGACATGAGAGAAGAGTACGGCGCCGCTTTCCTGTTTATCGGCCACGATTTGGCGGTAGTCGGCCATTTAGCCGATCGGGTGGCGGTGATGTATATGGGCGTCATCGTCGAGGAGGGGGCGACCGAGAGTTTGTTCGCCGACCCCCGCCATCCCTATACTCAAGTCCTGATCGCCGCCGCGCCGCGTATCGGTCAGGGCAAAGGCCGGGGCAATGACGAGGCGAACAGGTTTCTTTCCGGCGATGCGCCCGGCGTCCTTAATCCGCCGCCGGGCTGCCCCTTCCATCCGCGCTGCCCGTCGGCAAAAGAGGTCTGTAAGCAAACCATGCCGGAGTTAAAACCGGCAAACGGCGATGCCCGCCGTCTGGCGGCCTGCCATTTGCTTTAGAGCCAAGACTCTAACTAAGAGCTTCAAATTAGAACTGCGCCGCGACTTGCCGTAAGAGTAAAGCCGCGTTATCTTTCTCTGAATCGGGCCGGATTAGCTCAGTTGGTAGAGCACCTGATTTGTAATCAGGGGGTCGCGGGTTCGATTCCTGCATCCGGCACCAATTAATACCAGCGGCCATTGACGATAACTCGTTGTCGGCGGGATTAGGGGTGGAAAAGTCCTCACCCTTCCTTCAAGGGGGAGGTTAGGAGGGGGTAGGAGCAAACTCCCCTCACCCCTCCTTGCCAAGGAGGGGAAAGCACGAGGGCCGCCATGGGTCAATAATTAAGGCCGCCGACTTTGGAGAGCCTTTCCTTCTCAGCAAAAAGATTCTTTATTTCCCCGACGCCGGACGGCGTCTTGCCGAGATAGCTTTTGATGTTCCTGTCCACCTCTTTAATTCGTTGCAAAATAACTTCTTTTTCGTCCCCAGCCACCCGTGCGGAAAGGAAGTCCAACCGCGACCTAAGCTCCCACAGCTTGAAAATATACCCTTCACTGACATCGTTTCTTTCTTTAACGTCCGACATAAGACCCCGCGATGCTGATCAGTGACGACTATACGATGACAGGATCGGATTTCAGAAGAGTCAACCTTATTAGCCGGTAGCAACTATACATATGACGGACAGACATCAGGATACTCCGAAGCACCTTGCCGCTCTCATTGAGAACGTGGCGCGGATCATTCAAATACGCGCTCATGTGCATGGGGTTCACCCTGTGCAATGGTCGGCTTTGCGTTATTTCTTAAGGGCCGGAGTGAAGGCGCGAACCGTCAACGGGTTGGCGCGGTATCAGGGCACAACGGCAACGCCGGCGTCGCGCACCATCGGCGCGCTGATCAGCAAATCCTACCTGAAGGCGACGACTGACCCCAAGGACCGGCGCAGCAAGATTATCGAAGTTACCCCGCAAGGGCGGAAGATTCTCAAGCGTGACCCGTTGCAAGAGATCGAAGCGGCGCTGGCCCGTCTTGAAACAAGGGACCAGGTCGCCCTCTCGGCCCTGATGGAGAAGATGCTGTTCTCCCTCCAGAAAATTGACGATTCGAAAGAGGAGTAGCCTCGCCTAAGAAGTGAATTTCCTCATGGCGCAGACCAGGGCGATGGGGGGAACGCTTGAACGCTGTTCTTCGGTCAACTTTTCCACCTGAAGGTGATCCTTGCGGGTGCGGAGATTGATTTGCCTCAGAGACTCAATGACTTCCGCGATTCTGACGCCCTTAGGACAACGGCTGTTGCAGGTGTAGCAGGTAACGCACATCCAGATCGACTTGGAGTTCAGAAGTTTTTCCTTCATGCCCAGTTGGGCGAAGCGGATGATCTGGTTCGGCAGAATGTCCATGTGAAAAGCCATGGGGCAGCCGGAAGTGCATCTGCCGCATTGATAACAGGAAAGCAGGTCCTGTCCGCTCAGGCGTTCAACCTGCGCTATGAATTTGGCCGTTTCCTTCGATGGAGAGAGGCGTACCGTCATGTTTGTTGCCTTACGGATGGAACCCATCCACGTTAAAATTTGCCGTCCATTCTGAATTCGGCCTCGTCAAGCCAGATGCCGACGTTTATCACGCTGTCGTGCTGGGCCTGAAGCAGGTCATAATGAAACTTCTCTTCAACGGCCATTTTCACGGCCAATTTGCGCGCCTTCGGATCGTCCAGTTTCTTGCTCAGGCCCTCAAAAAATTTAATAGCCCTTCTTTCCAGGTCCATGGCGATGCGGATGGCTTCGGTTTCGTCGGATTTTTCCTCGCCGCCCCACTCGTGGACAGCTTCCTCGAACTGTTTGACCAGCTTTGACGGAGAATGGTTCTTCATTTCCTCCTTGAAGACTTCCCTCCAGCCGGCATTGCCGAGGATCGAGGTGAATATCTTTCCCACATCCTTGATGTGGCCGACTTCTTCCCGGGCGAGGCGCTTGAACATCTTCTTTCCGGTCACGTTGTGGGTTACTTCCGCCGCATGTTCGTAGAAGCGCTTGGCGTTCATCTCCAGGTCGATAACTTCCCGGATCAACTCGACGACATGTTCAGCGATTTTGCCCATCCGATATCTCCGTTTGCTCAACCCGTGAACGCTTGGATCATTTTGCGGCGTCTTCGTTGCCGGGTTTGATCCGGCTTTTCAGCATGGCGTGTCTGGCCAAGGCGCTGCCGGACCTTGCCAGCCGACGTATTTTCACGTCATCGGGCGTATAGGACGGCAGGATGACCGGAGTCACCAGATCGGTAAAAATCCCTGTGTCTTCCATCTCTTTTTCATGGGCGGTCACATGCTTCAACGTCAGTTTGCCCGGTTTCACGGCCTTGGCGTACGCGCCGGCGTAACGACCGGCGCGGCGCCCGAAGACGTTGTAGTCGAGAACCGAGTTGCCCATCAGACGGTTGCGGCCGTGAACGCCGCCGGTGGCTTCTCCGGCCACATAAAGACCCGGAATATCGGTCTCGCATTTATCGTTGATCTCGATGCCGCCGTTCTGGTAGTGCAGGGACGGATACACCAGCATCGGATCATGAATAATGTCGATGCCGTATCTGATGAACTGACGGTGCATGGCGGGAAATTGCTTGGCGATATAGCCGTCGCCGTGGATTTGCTCGATCATCGGCGAATCCAGCCAGATGCCGGAGCGACCGCTGGCGGTCTCGACGCCCATGCCGTTTTCGCACTCCCGGATGAAGGCGGAGCTTTCGATGTCTCTCGGNNNNNNNNNNNNNNNNNTTTTCTCGGTAATCAGGAAGCCTGCGATCTGCTCGGGGAAAACGGAGCCGGTGGGATGGTATTGGACCGAGTCCATGTTCAGCAGCTTGGCGCCGGCACGGTAAGCCATGACCAGACCATCGCCGGTCGCCCCGTAGTGATTGGTGGTGGCAAAGCCGCGAATATGAAGCCGTCCGAAACCGCCGGTGGCGACAAGGGTCGCCTTGGCCTTGATAACGTGGAATTGCTCGGTGTCGAGGCTGTAGCAAACGGCGCCGGCGCAGCGGCCCTTGTCGTCCATGATCAGTTCTATCGCCGGCAAGAACTCGCGGTAGGTTATCATTTTCGGATGGTTCTTAACTTCGTCCATCAGGGTGCGCATGATAATGGCGCCGGTGTAGTCGCGGCACGACAGCATCCGCTTCCTCGACGTGCCGCCGCCGTGGAGCGCCTGCATCGAGCCGTCCTCCATCTTGTCCCAGATGACGCCCATGTCTTCCAGCCACTTGACCACCTCGGGGCCGTCCTCGGTCAGGGCGCGCACCAGTTCCGGCTTGTTGGTGAAGTGACCGCCGCCGATGGCGTCGAGATAATGGCGGGTCGGCGAATCGGTGCGCGAGACGGCGGCCTGCATGCCGCCCTGCGACATCATGGAATTAGCGTCGCCGAGTCGGAGCTTGGTGACGATAAAAGACTTGACGCCTTGCTGCATGGCGGTGATCGCCGCTCCGCAACCGGCGCCGCCGCCGCCGATGATAAGCAAATCGGTTACATGATGCGGATTGTCCAGATCGACCCGCTCCGGCCTTACCCACGAATGGGATTCAAGAATCTCGGCGACTTCGGAGGTCATCATCTCGCCCTTGTTGGGGCCGACATTAACCTTGCGCTTGGAGTCCTTCTTGTAGTCGGGATGATAATTATCAAGCGCGTGCTGGCGTTCCTCGGCGTTCATCGGCGGGAAGACCGGATTCCCCGTTCTCTCCAGATCAAGCCTTTTGGCTCTGGTCTGAACAACCTTTTTCAGAGATTCCGCCATGTAATCCGGATACATCTAACACTCCTGAATGCGCGCAACGCAGTATTTACGGGGACCGACTATTCCATGTCTCTGTCGTAGTAAGCCTTCTTCAGCTTGTCATGGCCCATGGCCATCAACTCTTCATATTCCTTGTCAAAGACGCCGTCTTTGACCTGCTTGACCCGCACCGCCAGTTCCGGGCTTTCCTTGCGCAGATAGCGGCCATAAAGGCGCTTGCCGAGGATTCCCACCTTGTGCTGGACGATCTCGGCCGGGCAGCGCATGGCGCACAAGCCGCAGCAGACGCAATCGAACGACAGGTCCATAAGCGATTCGATATCGCCGCGCATGGCGGCGTTCACATAGTCCATGACCTCAAGTCCCTGCGGACACACCTTGGTGCAGGTGTTGCATGAGACACAGCGGAAAACCACGGGATAAATCTTCTGGATGGTGGCGACGGTCGGTTCCAGATCCTCAAGATTATAGATCGCCTTCTGGACGGGGAAGGCCGGGATCTGGGTAACGATCATGCCTTCCTTGACAAGGGTGGTGCAGGCCAGTCCGGAATAAATTTTGTAATCGCCGGGAAGACGATAGATGGTGCCGCAGGCGCCGCAATAACCCTCCCGGCATCCGGCGCCGCGTATGATCTGCTGACCGGCATATTCGATAGCCCCCATGATCGTCGCTTCAGCGGGAACGTGATAAAGCTTGCCCATGATGTAAATAGTCGCCATGCGCAATTTGGAATCATCCTGCGCGGCTCCGGCTTTCATCCTGGATTTTGCCTTTTTGTCGCTGCTCATCGTGATATCCCCGTGTGCAACAGTGGAGGGCTTCCGTCCCTTTAAAAACAACAGATAACGAACGGAAACCGGACTCGGTAAGGATGTTTGCGGAGGGTGAAGTTGGGAACACCCGCTAGGGGAGCGATTTGTTCTCTTTAGGGCGGGACGCCACCTGCCCGTTAGGGTAGCTTGCGCCGCGCCGCGATAAGAAATTCCTTGTTGCCTTCGGGGCCGGTGATCGGGCTTTCGGTTATGCCGAGCGCCGTCCAGCCGGGCCGGGCGTCGAGCCAGCCGTGAATGCGTCGGCATACTTCCTCGTGCACCACCGGATCGCGGACTACGCCCTTGCTCCCCACTTTATCCCTGCCGGCCTCGAACTGCGGCTTGATCAGGGCGATCAGGCAAGCGTCGGGCGCGGCCAGGGCCATGCCCGCCGGCAGGATCGTTTCCAGGCCGATGAAACCGGCGTCACAAACGATCATGGAAACAGGATCGGGAATCTGCGCGGCGGTCAAATAGCGGGCGTTGGTCTTCTCCACCACCGCCACCCGATCATCATTCCTGAGCTTCCAGGCCAGTTGGCCGTAGCCGACATCGACGGCATAGACCTTGGCGGCGCCGCGACTCAACAGCACGTCGGTAAATCCCCCCGTGGAAGCGCCGATGTCCAGACACGTCAGGCCGTTTACGTCGATGGCGAAATGATTCAGCCCATGGTCCAGCTTGACGCCGCCCCGCGATACCCAGGGGTGATCGCCGCCGCGCACCTCCAGCGGAGCATCCTCAGCCGTTTGCCGCCCCGGTTTATCAAGACGCTTGCCGCCGCTGAACACCGCTCCGGCCATGACCAGCGCCTGCGCCCTGGTCCGGCTTTCGGCCAGGCCGCGTTCGACCAGCAACTGATCGAGACGATATTTAGTCGCCATCCTTCAAGGCCCTCGCCCCGAGGAAGGCGACCACGATCATTACCGCCGATCCGGCGTAATAAGGCCAATCGCTGCCGAGAAAAGAAAACAGAACCCCGGCCCAGGCCGGGCCGAGCACTCTGGACAGGATGGTGGCCGAGCGGGCAACGCCCATTACTCCGCCCTGCTCGTCTTCTCCCACCTGCAACGAAATCAGGCTGTTCAGCGACGGCGTGATTATGGAGAAACCATAGGCGACGATGATCATGGCGACCCCCAGCAGCGGCAGCGAATGGGCAAAGGGGATCATCCCGACGCCGACGGCCAGCGCCACCGCTCCATGGACAATCAGCCGCGCCTCGCCGAAGACGCCCGCCAAACGACCGATCAACATTCCCTGGATAACGGCGCCCATCAGGCCGACGAAGGCGAACATATAGCCGTTCTGCTCCGGCCCCCAGCCGAAGCGGCGCTCGGTCCACATGGCGAAAGTGGTCTCCAGCCCGGCGAAGACGAATACCGCAAGGAAGGACAGCATAATCAACGACCCTACCCTGGGCCGCGACAGGATTTCGATAAAATAGCGCAGACGTTTTTTCGGCTCGCTCGCCGCCAGCCGGCTGCGTATTTCCTGAGACAAAGATTCTTTGAGAATGAACGCGGCCATAATTAGGGCGACGGTAGATAATGCGGCGGCGGCAAACGCCGGAGTCTGGTAATCGGCGTTAAAAGGATCGGAACCGGCGAGTACGCCGCCGATGGCCGGCCCGGCGATAAAGCCGAGGCCGAAGGCGGCGCCGATCGTCCCCATGCCCTTGGCCCGATTCTCCGGCGTCGTCACGTCGGCCACATAGGCGAAGGCCGCCGAAATGTTGCCGGCCATAACGCCGCCTAACGCCCTCGCCGCGAACAGCGTCCACAGGCTTTCGGCCATGCCCAGCCATATGTAGGAAACGGCGGCTCCGGCCAGAGTCATCAGCAACACCGGACGCCGCCCCAGGCGATCGCTCATCCGCCCCCACATCGGCGCCGCCAGAAACTGGGTCAGCGAATAGGTGGCCATCACCAGCCCGACCGTCGCCGGGGATGCCTGGAAATGCTCGGCATAGAAAGGCAGAAGCGGAATGATTATGCCGAAGCC
This is a stretch of genomic DNA from Rhodospirillales bacterium RIFCSPLOWO2_02_FULL_58_16. It encodes these proteins:
- a CDS encoding disulfide reductase, with protein sequence MTVRLSPSKETAKFIAQVERLSGQDLLSCYQCGRCTSGCPMAFHMDILPNQIIRFAQLGMKEKLLNSKSIWMCVTCYTCNSRCPKGVRIAEVIESLRQINLRTRKDHLQVEKLTEEQRSSVPPIALVCAMRKFTS
- a CDS encoding 4Fe-4S ferredoxin, which encodes MKAGAAQDDSKLRMATIYIMGKLYHVPAEATIMGAIEYAGQQIIRGAGCREGYCGACGTIYRLPGDYKIYSGLACTTLVKEGMIVTQIPAFPVQKAIYNLEDLEPTVATIQKIYPVVFRCVSCNTCTKVCPQGLEVMDYVNAAMRGDIESLMDLSFDCVCCGLCAMRCPAEIVQHKVGILGKRLYGRYLRKESPELAVRVKQVKDGVFDKEYEELMAMGHDKLKKAYYDRDME
- a CDS encoding hemolysin, encoding MATKYRLDQLLVERGLAESRTRAQALVMAGAVFSGGKRLDKPGRQTAEDAPLEVRGGDHPWVSRGGVKLDHGLNHFAIDVNGLTCLDIGASTGGFTDVLLSRGAAKVYAVDVGYGQLAWKLRNDDRVAVVEKTNARYLTAAQIPDPVSMIVCDAGFIGLETILPAGMALAAPDACLIALIKPQFEAGRDKVGSKGVVRDPVVHEEVCRRIHGWLDARPGWTALGITESPITGPEGNKEFLIAARRKLP